The DNA segment GTATGGTTTACATAACGTGTCGATCAATCTGTAACATCTGGCAAAAAAGAAAAAACTTGCCTCGCAGCGGGGCAAGTTTTTTGATCATGGATCAACTCGGCGTTGCGGCGCACATGGATGTGCGAATGCCGAACACGCCGCATTTGGGGCCCCCACTAAGTGCTTGCACTTAGTGGGGGGGTGGGCTATTGCGCCAGGTCTCGCTATGCTGGGCGATGTGGCGACTTTTTCTTTCTGTAGATGCTGTAGAGAATATAAAGCCCGGTCAGGACGAGCGCAATGATCATCGCTGGCTGCACATAAGGCTTGGCGATTTCGTTGATTTCTTTCCAGTTGCTGCCCAGTTGGTGGCCCAGATAAAGAAAGAAAATCGACCAGGGCAGGATCGCCAACGTGGTGTAAGCGGTAAATTTCCAGAACGGCATTTTGGCGATGCCCGCCGGAATCGAGATTGCATGGCGCACGACCGGAATGAACCGCGCCGTGAAAATCACGCCGGGTCCGTATCTGTGAAACCAGTGTTCGGCCATGTCGATCTGTTTTTTATGTATGAACACATACTTTCCGTATTTCTCCAAAAATGGCCTTCCCCCGTAATAGCCCGCCCAGTAAAGAAACAATTGGGCCAGCACGCCGCCGATCGTCCCCGCCACGACAGCCCCGGCAAAATTGATTTTGCCCAGCGACACCAGATAGCCGCCGTAAGCGAGCACGATTTCGCTCGGGATAATTTCAATCATCAGGCCAATCGCAACGCCGATGTAACCGAGATCTGTGAGCACTGACAACACATTATAAACAAACTCTTTCATGGTTCTCTCCCTTCCCTGCACTTGCACTATTATACAACATTTTGTTCGGAATGCGGACAGGTGACGGCCGCATTTTTTGATCATGGACGATCAACTCGGCGTTGCCCGCACGGACGCGGGCGGTTTTA comes from the Effusibacillus pohliae DSM 22757 genome and includes:
- a CDS encoding DedA family protein; the protein is MKEFVYNVLSVLTDLGYIGVAIGLMIEIIPSEIVLAYGGYLVSLGKINFAGAVVAGTIGGVLAQLFLYWAGYYGGRPFLEKYGKYVFIHKKQIDMAEHWFHRYGPGVIFTARFIPVVRHAISIPAGIAKMPFWKFTAYTTLAILPWSIFFLYLGHQLGSNWKEINEIAKPYVQPAMIIALVLTGLYILYSIYRKKKSPHRPA